The proteins below come from a single Papaver somniferum cultivar HN1 chromosome 11, ASM357369v1, whole genome shotgun sequence genomic window:
- the LOC113324187 gene encoding uncharacterized protein LOC113324187, translated as MGQICDALNEREKGKLPSQPQQNPKSAFQASTSGCNESSQYQVNVVATLLSGKVVDNNVAIKQIPAYAKFLKDLCTHKRKHHVHKRAFLTEQLGLGKLKPTLVTLQLADRSVKIPRGIVEDVLIKVDKFYFPVDFIVLDTQPVQNPDCHIPVILGRPFLATFNAIINYRSGILNLSFGKMTVDLNVFHVSQQPMEFDDGELHAINMIESLIQDSLPDILSVDPFEVHSLLESAPLMDIAKWQDDVEPLLLSDSDSTPPLDEAPKLDLKPLPDTLKYAFLGPSDTLSVIIASCLDTEQEIQLLEVLKEQ; from the exons ATGGGCCAAATTTGTGATGCACTAAATGAGAGAGAGAAAGGTAAACTCCCTagtcaaccccaacaaaatccaaaaagtGCATTTCAGGCAAGCACGTCAGGTTGCAATGAGTCCTCACAATATCAAGTGAATGTTGTCGCCACTCTTCTTAGTGGTAAAGTTGTTGATAACAATGTAG CAATCAAACAGATACCTGCTTAtgctaaattcttgaaagatCTATGCACACATAAACGGAAACATCATGTGCATAAGCGTGCCTTTCTCACTGAGCAG ttaggtcttgggaaGCTGAAACCCACTCTTGTTACGCTGCAATTAGCGGACAGATCTGTAAAAATTCCTCGGGGTATTGTTGAAGATGTGTTAATCAAGGTTGATAAATTTTATTTCCCTGTGGATTTCATTGtactagatactcaacctgtgcaAAACCCAGATTGTcatattcctgtcattttaggacgtcccttCTTGGCAACATTTAATGCTATCATAAATTATCGTAGCGGAATAttgaacttgtcttttggtaaaATGACTGTGGATTTGAATGTGTTTCATGTTAGCCAACAACCCATGGAATTTGATGATGGTGAATTGCATGCGATTaacatgattgagagtttgattcaAGACTCATTACCTGACATCTTATCTGTGGATCCTTT TGAAGTCCACTCTCTGCTTGAATCTGCACCACTCATGGATATTGCTAAATGGCAAGATGATGTGGAACCACTTCTACTTTCTGATTCTGATTCTACCCCACCTCTTGATGAAGCACCTAAGCTTGATTTGAAACCGTTGCCTGACACTTTGAAATATGCTTTcttaggtccttctgatactttgtCTGTTATTAttgcatcatgtttagacacagaACAGGAAATCCAACTTTTAGAAGTTCTTAAAGAACAATAA
- the LOC113320521 gene encoding uncharacterized protein LOC113320521: MRLRKMDNNKRVNVDPSSDSPRSDSKLGEEKRKFPGSEDIAGENIDHGHDSKRIKMRDIESILQSQGSGTHCPDKTSISKNAKNQSQSSRKEEVVVVPKTKEIPKFIDLTMEEPENPSPKNVPLRVDGSSSSNKQIKDLDIGSQVGNVFKVVPKNPFQPSIFNQLKPREDSECGSSTGPIEENESLRRWKEMKQNGFLSSTSTTAPVAVPPPKRRVKKTNNIKEIKSTNVKSVNMKTTNVNSVSMRTSKCTKSSDAMKKRMEIAKKEEINRFTKVAAPSGLLNGLNPGIITHVRNSKQVHSIIEALVRSEKIQNSRKTTGAELMRETKDGNNHTGSLANFQDLGVPSFSLSVEDELAHTFNGSSKDAIYVAYKKVCSDTSGASYFTSGSEDDVFAVKLSPSMPPEYSSPNIEESASKTSISSLSIKAATVASQWLELLYQDFRGRLAAIERSKKRLQSVIQIELPLLVSREFPNEQENSIICSQSSSTNEHHYARVKDIHRSRWSAVFDQMEKQLYEEGKQLERWLNQVKEMQLHCEWGLQCVNWHDFQLQKPEDDSRLKKGSKPDKELSVMAAAASIYSTCNLVMAKGNVFCR; the protein is encoded by the exons ATGAGATTAAGAAAAATGGATAATAATAAGAGAGTTAACGTAGATCCGTCCTCCGATAGCCCTAGATCTGATTCCAAG TTGGGAGAAGAGAAGCGAAAATTTCCGGGGAGCGAAGATATAGCGGGAGAGAATATAGACCACGGTCATGATAGTAAGAGAATCAAAATGCGTGATATCGAGTCAATTTTACAATCACAAG GAAGTGGAACTCACTGTCCAGATAAAACTTCAATAAGCAAAAACGCTAAGAATCAATCTCAGTCTTCTCGTAAAGAAGAGGTGGTAGTGGTACCCAAAACTAAGGAGATCCCAAAATTTATTGATCTTACAATGGAAGAGCCCGAAAACCCATCTCCCAAAAATGTACCTTTACGTGTAGATGGTAGTAGCAGCAGCAATAAGCAAATCAAAGATTTGGACATCGGGTCTCAAGTGGGAAATGTTTTTAAGGTTGTACCTAAAAACCCTTTTCAACCATCCATTTTTAATCAGCTTAAACCTAGGGAGGATTCTGAATGTGGGAGTTCGACTGGTCCTATAGAGGAGAATGAATCACTTAGAAGGTGGAAAGAGATGAAGCAAAATGGGTTCCTCTCGTCGACGTCAACAACTGCACCTGTAGCTGTACCTCCTCCGAAACGGCGtgtaaagaaaactaataatattaaagaaattaaaaGTACTAATGTGAAAAGTGTGAATATGAAAACTACCAATGTGAACAGTGTTAGTATGAGAACTAGTAAATGCACTAAAAGCAGTGATGCAATGAAGAAAAGAATGGAGATTGCTAAGAAAGAAGAGATTAACAGGTTTACCAAGGTTGCAGCTCCAAGTGGATTGCTTAATGGGTTGAATCCTGGCATTATAACTCATGTAAGAAACAGTAAGCAGGTGCACTCTATAATCGAAGCCTTGGTTAGGTCTGAAAAGATTCAAAATAGTAGGAAGACTACAGGGGCTGAATTAATGAGAGAAACTAAGGATGGTAACAATCACACGGGTAGCCTTGCCAATTTTCAAGATCTAGGAGTTCCTAGTTTTAGTCTTTCCGTTGAAGATGAACTTGCACATACTTTTAATGGAAGTTCTAAGGATGCTATTTACGTTGCATATAAAAAGGTCTGCAGTGATACATCTGGCGCTTCATATTTCACCTCAGGTTCTGAAGATGACGTATTTGCAGTTAAGTTGTCTCCTTCCATGCCACCAGAATACAGTAGCCCGAACATTGAAGAGTCAGCAAGCAAAACAAGCATATCATCTCTCTCCATAAAAG CTGCTACTGTGGCTTCGCAATGGTTGGAACTTCTTTATCAAGACTTTCGAGGGCGTCTTGCGG CAATTGAACGTAGTAAAAAGAGACTTCAATCTGTAATTCAAATTGAACTACCTCTGTTGGTCTCAAGAGAGTTTCCAAATGAGCAAGAAAATAGCATTATTTGTAGCCAATCATCATCTACCAATGAACATCATTACGCTAGAGTTAAAGACATACATCGATCAAGGTGGTCTGCGGTTTTTGATCAGATGGAAAAACAACTTTATGAAGAGGGCAAACAGCTG GAACGCTGGTTGAACCAAGTAAAGGAGATGCAATTGCATTGTGAGTGGGGTCTGCAGTGTGTGAATTGGCATGACTTTCAGCTACAGAAACCAGAAGATGACTCCAG GTTAAAGAAAGGATCGAAACCGGATAAAGAGCTATCTGTCATGGCAGCTGCAGCTTCCATTTACTCTACATGCAACTTAGTCATGGCCAAGGGAAATGTGTTCTGTCGTTAA